The following proteins are co-located in the Micromonospora coriariae genome:
- a CDS encoding serine/threonine-protein kinase yields the protein MGQVWAGFDERLDRPVAIKFLRQLEVPEDERETAGKRFRREARATARLDHPGVPAVHDLGVHGEDLFLVMQLVPGIVLADHIAEQEQLPVGEAASIAVQVCSVLMAAHAASLVHRDLKPQNLMITPSGVVKVLDFGVAALLGPAEASRLTASGRTLGTPAYIAPEQAQGGPVGPAADLYALGCIFFEMLGGNPPYEAANAPDLMRRHIDSPIPIITEYRSDVPDDLAHLIYCLLAKDPGERPASAGEVRQLVAPFLDGGDFPGLVAARTDNRLSSAAPLIDPVPVPPQRSPQNLVELRAQARELAENERFVQAAEVLERALRLVPRGGERLATEIVALRVDLANLLMLAGDFRQARHGFEALARDLDQSDGPQDLVEECQNQAVACQLEMGEATDAIGPLSIR from the coding sequence ATGGGTCAGGTCTGGGCCGGCTTCGACGAGCGGCTCGACCGGCCGGTGGCGATCAAGTTTCTCCGGCAGTTGGAGGTGCCGGAGGACGAGCGTGAGACGGCGGGCAAGCGCTTCCGGCGGGAGGCGAGAGCGACCGCCAGGCTCGACCATCCCGGTGTGCCGGCCGTGCACGACCTGGGTGTGCACGGTGAAGACCTCTTCCTCGTCATGCAGCTCGTGCCGGGGATCGTCCTCGCCGACCACATCGCCGAGCAGGAACAACTGCCTGTCGGCGAGGCGGCCTCCATCGCAGTGCAGGTCTGTTCGGTGCTCATGGCCGCCCACGCAGCGTCCCTCGTGCACCGTGACCTGAAACCCCAGAACCTCATGATCACCCCGTCCGGAGTAGTCAAGGTGCTCGACTTCGGGGTTGCCGCGCTGCTCGGGCCTGCCGAGGCGTCACGCCTCACCGCGAGCGGTCGAACGCTCGGCACCCCCGCCTACATCGCACCCGAGCAAGCCCAGGGTGGTCCGGTAGGGCCGGCGGCCGATCTCTACGCCTTGGGCTGCATCTTTTTTGAGATGCTCGGCGGGAACCCTCCCTATGAGGCGGCGAACGCCCCAGACCTGATGCGCCGTCATATCGATTCGCCAATTCCTATCATCACTGAGTATCGATCGGACGTGCCCGACGACCTGGCGCACCTCATCTACTGCCTTTTAGCAAAGGATCCAGGGGAACGGCCAGCGTCGGCTGGCGAGGTTCGTCAGCTCGTTGCGCCTTTCCTCGACGGCGGCGATTTTCCAGGGTTGGTGGCAGCCCGAACGGACAACAGACTCTCCAGCGCCGCACCGCTCATCGATCCCGTCCCGGTTCCGCCGCAGAGATCCCCGCAGAACCTGGTGGAGCTGCGGGCGCAGGCAAGGGAACTCGCCGAGAACGAGCGTTTCGTGCAGGCCGCCGAGGTGTTGGAGCGTGCCCTCCGCTTGGTGCCGCGAGGTGGTGAGCGGCTCGCCACCGAGATCGTTGCGCTACGAGTAGATCTCGCGAACCTCTTGATGCTCGCGGGCGACTTCCGGCAGGCCCGTCACGGGTTCGAGGCATTGGCCCGAGACCTGGATCAGTCTGACGGGCCGCAGGATCTTGTCGAGGAGTGCCAAAATCAGGCGGTCGCCTGCCAGCTTGAGATGGGCGAGGCCACCGACGCCATCGGTCCGCTCTCAATCCGCTGA
- a CDS encoding UvrD-helicase domain-containing protein, with product MSTGATTLRMLDRADKEVMKLTRADIGAVYEFMHKFRHNPENPGLNLKALNSDSRLMSARVNKDYRALLLHIAERDYLLVAVKHRGEVYDDLTRYAYRINRITGGIEVIDMAPVGDSIIGRVVPPDMEPEPAQKPLFDTYTDSQLLDLGVSEPLLPQIRELTAEAELLELLDRAPQLTTDVLFALFDGTPYDDVLQQVTDPVRADEPVDPEDFEAAVERPATQVTSDDEALQAMLGEAFERWQIFLHPTQRKLVERRYNGPARVGGGPGTGKTIVALHRVAHLARQLPDGADKPILLTTFNRNLAADLRTRLMALGGQELVSRVDIVNIDRLASRVVAEAKAGGSRRVVDDNRVLELWDEFLIETGETAWEAEFLAAEWTQVILGQVLNSRTDYFKARRPNRGRSLSRIERDQIWQLTERFTTWLENRGVWTWRQVAQRAARIEMDRTAQNTGVAGESSGGFYRPRYRHVVVDEAQDLSAAHWKMLRAMVAPGPDDMFLTGDTHQRIYDNHVTLSSLGVNIRGRSSRLTLSYRTTRQILADALQIMTGEVYDDLDGGEENLAGYRSLLRGGRPVFRGAGTWAQERDLIVEQLRDWGNATDGSIAICVPTKDLAADVISRLESDGLAVVEIGPDGPKRPDGVHIGTMHRFKGLEYQRMIIAGVSDGLVPRQMISRYRDTDPKRYQRERQRDRSLLFVAATRSRDELAVFWHGTPSPFLTGRLVQRQLA from the coding sequence ATGAGCACCGGAGCAACAACCCTGCGGATGCTGGACCGCGCCGACAAGGAGGTCATGAAGCTCACCCGCGCCGACATCGGAGCGGTCTACGAGTTCATGCACAAGTTCCGGCACAACCCGGAGAACCCGGGGCTCAACCTGAAGGCGCTCAACAGCGACTCCCGGCTGATGTCCGCCCGGGTCAACAAGGACTATCGCGCGTTGTTGCTGCACATCGCCGAGCGCGACTATCTGCTCGTCGCGGTCAAGCACCGCGGTGAGGTGTACGACGACCTCACCCGGTACGCGTACCGCATCAACCGGATCACCGGCGGCATCGAGGTCATCGACATGGCGCCCGTTGGTGACAGCATCATCGGTCGGGTGGTGCCGCCGGATATGGAACCGGAGCCCGCGCAGAAACCGCTCTTCGACACGTACACCGACTCCCAGCTGCTGGATCTCGGCGTATCCGAGCCGCTGCTACCACAGATCCGGGAACTGACAGCCGAGGCCGAGCTGCTGGAACTGCTGGACAGGGCGCCGCAGCTCACCACCGACGTGCTCTTCGCGCTCTTCGACGGCACCCCTTACGACGACGTGCTGCAACAGGTCACGGACCCGGTCCGCGCCGACGAGCCGGTCGACCCCGAGGACTTCGAGGCGGCAGTGGAACGGCCCGCCACGCAGGTGACCTCCGACGACGAGGCGTTGCAGGCGATGCTCGGTGAAGCCTTCGAGCGGTGGCAGATCTTCCTGCACCCCACTCAGCGCAAGCTGGTCGAGCGCCGCTACAACGGCCCGGCACGGGTCGGTGGTGGCCCGGGCACCGGCAAGACGATCGTCGCCCTGCACCGCGTGGCGCACCTCGCCCGGCAGTTGCCAGACGGAGCGGACAAGCCGATCCTGCTCACCACCTTCAACCGGAATCTGGCGGCCGACCTGCGGACCCGGCTCATGGCGTTGGGCGGGCAGGAGCTGGTGTCGCGCGTCGACATTGTCAACATCGACCGGTTGGCCAGCAGGGTGGTGGCAGAAGCCAAGGCAGGTGGCAGCCGCCGGGTGGTGGACGACAATCGAGTCCTTGAGCTGTGGGACGAGTTCCTCATCGAGACCGGCGAGACTGCCTGGGAGGCTGAGTTCCTTGCCGCTGAGTGGACCCAGGTGATCCTCGGTCAGGTGCTCAACTCGCGGACGGACTACTTCAAGGCCCGCCGCCCCAACCGCGGCCGCAGTCTCTCGCGGATCGAGCGGGACCAGATCTGGCAACTGACCGAGCGCTTCACCACGTGGCTGGAGAACCGCGGCGTCTGGACCTGGCGCCAGGTGGCACAACGGGCTGCCCGCATTGAGATGGACCGCACGGCCCAGAACACCGGCGTGGCCGGCGAGTCGTCCGGCGGGTTCTACCGGCCGCGCTACCGCCACGTGGTGGTCGACGAGGCGCAGGACCTCAGCGCCGCCCACTGGAAGATGCTGCGGGCCATGGTCGCGCCGGGCCCGGACGACATGTTCCTCACCGGCGACACCCACCAGCGCATCTACGACAACCACGTCACGTTGAGCAGCCTCGGCGTCAACATTCGCGGTCGGTCGTCCCGGCTCACCCTGAGCTACCGCACGACACGGCAGATCCTCGCCGACGCCCTGCAGATCATGACCGGGGAGGTGTACGACGACCTCGACGGCGGTGAGGAGAACCTGGCTGGCTACCGGTCGTTGCTGCGCGGCGGCCGACCGGTTTTCCGAGGTGCCGGGACGTGGGCGCAGGAGCGGGACCTGATCGTCGAGCAGTTGCGCGACTGGGGCAACGCGACAGATGGCTCGATCGCCATCTGCGTACCGACGAAGGACCTCGCTGCGGACGTCATCAGCCGGCTGGAGTCGGACGGCTTGGCGGTGGTGGAGATCGGCCCGGATGGCCCGAAGCGCCCCGACGGCGTGCACATCGGCACGATGCACCGGTTCAAGGGCCTCGAGTACCAACGCATGATCATCGCTGGGGTCAGTGACGGCCTGGTGCCTCGGCAAATGATCAGCAGGTACCGCGACACCGACCCGAAGCGCTACCAGCGTGAACGTCAGCGCGACCGGTCGCTGCTCTTCGTCGCCGCCACCCGCTCGCGCGACGAGCTTGCGGTGTTCTGGCACGGCACGCCCAGCCCGTTCCTGACCGGGCGGCTCGTGCAGCGACAGCTAGCCTGA
- a CDS encoding DEAD/DEAH box helicase — translation MRPTLAADTLRRTLTQYLTTTFGLTEDGVRQGLEGFLSHPEQGIFRGPYLRIRTPFRPAEGDWRAHLDWAPAGFAPYLHQANAFARLSTKGRAAEPTLITTGTGSGKTESFLIPVLDHCRRQKQQGRAGVKAILLYPMNALATDQTQRINELLSDPALSQVTAGLYIGDVAAIEYAHVFTKRSEMRRTPPDILITNYKMLDLLLQRADDLPLWEGAEPAYVVLDEFHTYDGAQGTDVAMLLRRLAAALDLDEPDRPLGPICPVATSATLGEGGGRDGRTAIREVAEQVFGVVFDAGSLVGEDRYEAGEFIASQDFNLPLPTPEQLAAVDDRDPEEMMAEVAELVLGERCLNDPARLGDLLRQHPLTKAVLDSLQARPCTLDEIIDVLPRKNATGWGSVMKTPPEITAKALARFVGLLSVAQNPEAPGRPLLNIETHLWVRAVSRLLRGTSHQAAFGWYGEAPRELDPYATDADVVVADNRYPRLPAIYCRHCGRSGWMALSPEKDPQELETDPDKIYRASVGRDKRRIRALIAATEDEVRQRSRGLLVLEYGRRVRPFDEQRDREPTDDAIVVLGDVLDIDGAEKDRCPSCELDHGIRFLGAGLATLASVAITQLFTGGELDEAEKKTLLFNDSVQDAAHRAGFVANRSYSFSLRSLLAGRLRAGESIGLDDLFVRMIEEAAKPEILSTVVPPDLHDQPGVDSLLAGEHSGSRETWELISERLVFATVMETGLRSRQGRTLELTRSVAVEVALDDPARAAAICRDVHLTGPGHLAGMAPDDARYLAFLRGLLERLRTRGAVFHEWLVPYLKRGGTRWQIWGGRPAGMPAFPKGLSAPAFLLATPKSRSEFDVITARGNWYQDWTSRCLGLDSGDAAGFLSQLLPALAAEGVVAVGDTEDGNKVYGLMPGHLRVTRLDDASAVSAGVGCDTCHWQQTERPDRVADWIGQPCRQYRCRGQLQAVHDDTAPDDYYRRLYLDSPVFRVVTGEHTGMLTRAQRETVEKQFRDGERYTDPNVLSCTPTLEMGIDIGALSAVVLASLPHGPANYVQRAGRAGRKSGNALVLTLVGRSERDRYYLTDPRDMIAGQIVPPGCFLSAVEILRRQYLAHLIDLAARGRLVGVLPMPRRAHVLFGPTGWLTGLAEAARRDGGRLVEDFLALFGDKVLRAAADQLREFAVDGIVQRVKEADEVWELRLADLRRRMQELATARGTLVPSDPDHAREIKMLKAEEGAVRRRLREVSAAAAHGTLVEFGLLPNYALIDSRTDLEATLTWEDKTDGDRRFHSELREYARPARQALVEIAPGNSYYVRGYKHEISGLDVGPADRPAYEQWRICAQCGYVRTHLAKEDTSACPRCADPGIADHGRLFQVLQPTRVLSRDKRDDARIRDDSDDRDRRFYATTIAVDVDPAKVDSSWRHAHDTFGVDYSRHAMIRHFNLGAQRYDRAAELFAGEEVRINRFHTCTSCGGTTVDGAPAVSQQLAAEASGSTVVKGAEHHRPWCPYRRSPAAADAHVDLILAHELETEALRILIPAATAVVQERIASFAAAIRLGIAAQYGGDPAHLQAVSATMPDGQSDGTRNFVVVYDTQPQGTGYLHRLAKPEEFRAVLELARQRIADCVCRNEGKAVCHRCLLRHARNEHFALMSRDEALGMLDKLLDTWDVQEGTRTDEISLIHQVESELEMRFLTKLLALGETPNSGLRIDRRTDHDGARVADLRFVRDNGQSVTHWQMKLQNTVRGTRPDVHFKRLDAPSPEVAVYLDGFKYHASSQYNRLADDAEKRARLRAHGYLVFAATWDDVKTWGSAEGRWMPYGGLSKQTAREKFRGLLPGADPAELEETIWVNPIEQLMRYLADPDLDRWQRRAEAALWGMLKQARDNSTTDSVGVAERLTAALRGKPLPPSTARHIMVARSQDNAGCPVTIVLDARSKPMPTMSALAVIDDLPAAVADEGHKDRWAAWLAWGNVIQFLGNGGGDAGQLAVSTLDAFEPASMAVTEGTGLVLAQRALPLDEETATWLGVSAQPAAAEPEALDTESPWRDVLRYLDPAENTLDQLVQQLARQDLPAPVVGYELGDQGWQAELAWPDRRIAIVLTGPSDDPETEDRDRAYAEAGWHARTAREWSVDELAAEIKATSGGERR, via the coding sequence ATGAGGCCTACCCTCGCCGCCGACACCCTGCGTCGGACCCTCACCCAATACCTGACCACCACCTTCGGCTTGACCGAGGACGGCGTACGTCAGGGTTTGGAGGGTTTTCTCTCCCACCCGGAGCAGGGCATTTTCCGCGGCCCGTACCTGCGGATTCGCACTCCGTTCCGCCCGGCGGAGGGCGACTGGCGGGCGCACCTGGATTGGGCGCCGGCTGGCTTCGCCCCTTACCTGCACCAGGCGAACGCATTCGCCCGGTTGTCGACGAAGGGCAGGGCGGCCGAGCCGACCCTGATCACCACCGGCACCGGCTCGGGTAAGACGGAATCGTTCCTGATCCCGGTGCTCGACCACTGCCGGCGGCAGAAGCAGCAGGGCAGGGCTGGCGTCAAGGCGATCCTGCTCTACCCGATGAACGCCCTCGCGACGGACCAGACGCAGCGGATCAACGAGTTGCTCTCCGACCCGGCGCTCAGCCAGGTCACGGCTGGTCTCTACATCGGCGACGTGGCGGCAATCGAGTACGCGCACGTGTTCACCAAGCGGTCGGAGATGCGCCGCACCCCGCCGGACATCCTGATCACCAACTACAAGATGTTGGACCTGTTGCTCCAGCGTGCCGACGACCTGCCGCTGTGGGAGGGCGCCGAGCCGGCGTACGTGGTGCTGGACGAGTTCCACACCTACGACGGCGCGCAGGGCACCGACGTGGCGATGCTGCTGCGCCGTCTCGCCGCCGCGCTCGATCTCGACGAGCCGGACCGGCCGTTGGGGCCGATCTGCCCGGTGGCGACCTCCGCGACGCTCGGTGAGGGCGGCGGCCGGGATGGTCGTACCGCGATCCGTGAGGTCGCCGAGCAGGTCTTCGGCGTCGTCTTCGATGCCGGCTCGCTGGTGGGGGAGGACCGGTACGAGGCCGGCGAGTTCATTGCCAGCCAGGACTTCAACCTGCCGCTACCCACCCCGGAACAGCTCGCCGCGGTGGACGACCGCGACCCCGAGGAGATGATGGCCGAGGTCGCCGAGCTGGTCCTCGGCGAGCGCTGCCTCAATGACCCGGCACGCCTCGGTGACCTGCTCCGTCAGCATCCGTTGACGAAGGCGGTGCTCGACTCGCTCCAGGCGCGGCCGTGCACCCTCGACGAGATCATCGACGTGCTGCCTCGGAAGAACGCCACCGGCTGGGGCAGCGTGATGAAGACCCCGCCCGAGATCACGGCGAAGGCTCTTGCCCGGTTCGTCGGCCTGCTCTCCGTCGCGCAGAACCCGGAGGCTCCCGGCCGTCCGCTCTTGAACATCGAAACCCACCTGTGGGTACGCGCCGTCTCCCGACTGCTGCGCGGCACCTCCCACCAGGCCGCCTTCGGCTGGTACGGCGAAGCGCCGCGCGAGCTGGACCCGTATGCCACCGACGCCGACGTGGTCGTGGCCGACAACCGCTACCCACGGTTACCGGCCATCTACTGCCGGCACTGCGGCCGCTCCGGCTGGATGGCGTTGTCGCCAGAGAAGGACCCGCAGGAGCTGGAGACCGACCCGGACAAGATCTACCGGGCCAGCGTCGGTCGGGACAAGCGTCGGATCCGCGCGCTGATCGCCGCCACCGAGGATGAGGTACGCCAGCGCTCCCGTGGCCTGCTGGTCCTGGAGTACGGCCGTCGGGTGCGCCCCTTCGACGAGCAGCGCGACCGGGAGCCCACCGACGACGCGATCGTCGTGCTCGGCGACGTGCTCGACATCGACGGCGCCGAGAAGGACCGCTGCCCGTCCTGCGAGCTGGACCACGGCATCCGCTTCCTCGGCGCCGGCCTGGCCACCCTCGCCTCGGTGGCGATCACGCAGCTCTTCACCGGTGGCGAGCTTGACGAGGCCGAGAAGAAGACGCTGCTCTTCAACGACTCGGTGCAGGATGCCGCGCACCGGGCCGGTTTCGTCGCGAACCGGTCCTACTCGTTCTCGCTGCGCTCGCTCCTCGCCGGCCGTTTGAGAGCCGGGGAGTCGATCGGGCTCGACGACCTCTTCGTCAGGATGATCGAGGAGGCGGCGAAGCCGGAGATCCTCTCCACCGTGGTGCCGCCAGACCTACACGATCAGCCCGGTGTCGACAGCCTGCTCGCTGGTGAGCACAGCGGCAGCCGGGAGACGTGGGAGCTGATCAGTGAGCGGCTCGTCTTCGCCACCGTGATGGAGACCGGGCTGCGCTCCCGGCAGGGCCGCACCCTGGAATTGACCCGCAGCGTCGCCGTTGAGGTTGCCCTCGACGATCCGGCGCGAGCCGCCGCGATCTGCCGGGACGTCCACCTCACCGGCCCCGGTCACCTGGCCGGAATGGCGCCGGACGACGCCCGCTACCTCGCCTTCCTCCGCGGTCTGCTGGAACGGCTGCGGACCCGGGGTGCGGTGTTCCACGAGTGGCTGGTGCCGTACCTGAAGCGCGGCGGCACCCGGTGGCAGATCTGGGGCGGCCGTCCCGCCGGTATGCCCGCGTTCCCGAAGGGGTTGTCAGCGCCCGCGTTCCTGCTCGCGACGCCGAAGTCCCGCTCGGAGTTCGACGTGATCACCGCGCGCGGCAACTGGTATCAGGACTGGACGTCGCGCTGCCTTGGCCTCGACTCCGGTGACGCCGCCGGCTTCCTCAGCCAGCTGCTGCCAGCCCTCGCCGCAGAAGGCGTGGTCGCCGTTGGCGACACCGAGGACGGCAACAAGGTATACGGGCTGATGCCCGGCCACCTGCGGGTGACCCGACTCGACGACGCCTCCGCAGTGTCTGCCGGGGTCGGCTGCGACACCTGCCACTGGCAGCAGACCGAGCGCCCCGACCGGGTGGCCGACTGGATTGGCCAGCCGTGCCGGCAGTACCGCTGCCGCGGTCAGCTCCAGGCCGTCCACGACGACACCGCTCCCGACGACTACTACCGGCGGCTCTACCTGGACAGCCCGGTGTTCCGGGTGGTCACCGGCGAACACACCGGCATGCTCACCCGTGCCCAGCGGGAGACGGTGGAGAAGCAGTTCCGCGACGGCGAGCGCTACACCGACCCCAATGTGCTCTCCTGCACGCCGACACTGGAGATGGGCATCGACATCGGCGCCCTCTCCGCCGTGGTGCTCGCCTCGCTCCCGCACGGCCCGGCCAACTACGTTCAGCGGGCGGGCCGCGCCGGCCGCAAGAGCGGCAACGCGCTCGTGCTGACTTTGGTCGGGCGATCCGAGCGGGATCGCTACTACCTCACCGATCCCCGCGACATGATCGCCGGCCAGATCGTCCCGCCCGGCTGTTTCCTCTCCGCCGTGGAGATCCTGCGCCGCCAGTACCTCGCCCACCTGATCGACCTGGCCGCCCGCGGCCGTCTGGTCGGAGTGCTGCCGATGCCACGGCGGGCGCACGTACTGTTCGGCCCGACGGGTTGGCTGACGGGCCTCGCCGAGGCCGCGCGTCGCGACGGCGGTCGGCTGGTGGAGGACTTCCTGGCCCTCTTCGGCGACAAGGTTCTGCGGGCCGCCGCCGACCAGCTGCGGGAGTTCGCGGTGGACGGCATCGTCCAGCGGGTCAAGGAAGCCGACGAGGTCTGGGAACTCCGGTTGGCCGACCTGCGTCGACGGATGCAGGAGCTTGCCACCGCCCGGGGCACGTTGGTGCCCAGCGACCCGGACCACGCCCGCGAGATCAAGATGTTGAAGGCCGAGGAGGGCGCGGTCCGCCGCCGCCTGCGAGAGGTCAGCGCGGCTGCCGCCCACGGCACCCTGGTCGAGTTCGGTCTGCTGCCCAACTATGCGCTCATCGACAGCCGGACCGACCTGGAAGCCACCCTGACCTGGGAGGACAAAACCGACGGCGACCGTCGGTTCCACAGCGAACTCCGGGAGTACGCGCGCCCCGCCCGGCAGGCATTGGTCGAGATCGCACCCGGCAACAGCTACTACGTGCGGGGCTACAAACACGAGATCTCCGGGCTGGACGTCGGTCCGGCGGACCGGCCGGCGTACGAGCAGTGGCGGATCTGCGCGCAGTGCGGTTACGTCCGCACCCACCTCGCCAAGGAGGACACCAGCGCCTGCCCGCGATGCGCCGACCCGGGCATCGCCGATCACGGGCGACTGTTCCAGGTCCTCCAACCGACCCGGGTGCTCAGCCGCGACAAGCGCGACGACGCCCGCATCCGCGACGACAGCGACGATCGGGACCGTCGGTTCTACGCCACCACCATCGCCGTCGACGTGGATCCGGCCAAGGTCGATTCGTCCTGGCGGCACGCTCATGACACGTTTGGTGTCGACTACAGCCGGCACGCGATGATCCGGCACTTCAACCTCGGCGCCCAGCGCTACGACCGGGCGGCTGAACTTTTCGCTGGCGAGGAGGTGCGGATCAACCGGTTCCACACCTGCACCTCCTGCGGCGGGACAACGGTTGACGGTGCCCCCGCGGTGAGCCAACAACTCGCTGCCGAGGCCTCCGGGTCGACCGTCGTGAAGGGCGCCGAGCACCACCGGCCCTGGTGCCCCTACCGGCGCTCGCCTGCCGCTGCGGACGCCCACGTCGATCTGATCCTCGCCCACGAGCTGGAAACCGAGGCGTTGCGCATCTTGATCCCGGCCGCGACGGCCGTGGTGCAGGAGCGCATCGCGTCGTTCGCCGCCGCTATCCGCCTCGGCATCGCCGCGCAGTACGGGGGCGACCCGGCTCACCTTCAAGCCGTGTCGGCCACCATGCCGGACGGGCAGAGTGACGGAACCCGCAACTTCGTGGTCGTCTACGACACTCAGCCGCAGGGCACCGGCTATCTGCACCGCCTCGCCAAACCGGAGGAGTTCCGCGCCGTTCTGGAACTCGCGCGGCAGCGGATCGCCGACTGCGTCTGTCGAAACGAAGGCAAAGCGGTGTGTCACCGCTGTCTCCTGCGTCACGCGCGTAACGAGCACTTCGCCCTGATGAGCCGCGACGAGGCGTTGGGCATGCTGGACAAGCTCCTCGACACCTGGGACGTCCAGGAGGGCACCCGCACGGACGAGATCTCGCTGATCCACCAGGTGGAGAGCGAGCTGGAGATGCGCTTCCTCACCAAGCTGCTGGCGCTTGGCGAGACGCCCAACTCAGGCCTGCGGATCGACCGGCGCACCGATCATGACGGTGCCCGCGTCGCCGACCTGCGGTTCGTCCGGGACAACGGCCAGAGCGTCACCCACTGGCAGATGAAACTGCAGAACACCGTTCGAGGCACCCGGCCCGACGTTCACTTCAAGCGCCTCGACGCCCCCTCACCGGAGGTGGCGGTTTATCTGGACGGGTTCAAGTACCACGCCTCATCCCAGTACAACCGGCTCGCCGATGACGCCGAGAAGCGGGCCCGACTGCGCGCCCACGGCTACCTGGTCTTCGCCGCCACCTGGGACGACGTCAAGACCTGGGGGAGCGCGGAGGGGCGGTGGATGCCGTACGGCGGACTGAGCAAGCAGACCGCCAGGGAGAAGTTCCGTGGCCTGCTTCCTGGCGCGGATCCCGCAGAGCTTGAGGAGACGATCTGGGTCAATCCGATCGAACAGCTCATGCGCTACCTCGCCGATCCTGATCTCGACCGTTGGCAGCGGCGGGCGGAGGCCGCTCTGTGGGGCATGCTCAAGCAGGCCCGGGACAACAGCACCACCGACTCCGTAGGCGTCGCGGAAAGGTTGACCGCCGCTCTGCGTGGAAAACCTCTGCCCCCGTCGACCGCGCGGCACATCATGGTCGCCCGATCTCAGGACAACGCAGGCTGTCCAGTGACGATCGTCCTCGACGCGCGCAGCAAGCCGATGCCGACGATGTCAGCTCTCGCCGTCATCGACGATCTGCCTGCCGCAGTCGCAGATGAGGGCCACAAGGACCGCTGGGCCGCGTGGCTTGCCTGGGGCAACGTCATCCAGTTCCTTGGCAATGGTGGCGGCGATGCGGGTCAGCTCGCCGTGTCCACACTTGATGCGTTCGAGCCGGCCTCGATGGCGGTCACCGAGGGCACCGGGCTCGTGCTCGCTCAACGCGCGTTGCCGCTTGACGAGGAGACGGCAACGTGGCTTGGCGTCTCGGCGCAGCCGGCCGCCGCCGAGCCCGAGGCACTCGACACGGAGTCGCCGTGGCGGGACGTCCTGCGCTACCTCGACCCGGCCGAGAACACCCTGGATCAGCTGGTCCAGCAACTCGCGCGGCAGGACCTGCCCGCACCGGTCGTCGGCTACGAGCTGGGCGACCAGGGCTGGCAAGCTGAGCTGGCCTGGCCCGACCGGCGGATCGCGATCGTGCTCACCGGTCCGTCCGACGACCCGGAGACGGAAGACCGCGACCGGGCATACGCGGAAGCGGGCTGGCATGCCCGTACCGCTCGGGAGTGGTCGGTTGACGAGTTGGCCGCAGAGATCAAGGCAACGAGCGGGGGAGAACGTCGATGA
- a CDS encoding DivIVA domain-containing protein: MNARNQRPTPVGGGATYRSAAYTSLLPWQVRERRFSATGLGRRGLNPDDVYAFLDRVAVDMAAVYAALAESRLETVRIKNALRRWQTDQARARNERDNTR; this comes from the coding sequence ATGAACGCTCGCAACCAGCGACCAACCCCAGTTGGCGGTGGCGCTACCTACCGCTCCGCCGCGTACACCAGCCTGCTGCCGTGGCAGGTCCGCGAGCGCCGCTTCTCAGCGACCGGGCTCGGGCGTCGCGGTCTGAACCCCGACGACGTCTACGCCTTCCTCGACCGGGTCGCCGTCGACATGGCCGCCGTCTACGCCGCTCTCGCCGAGAGCCGCCTCGAGACTGTCCGGATCAAAAACGCGCTGCGCCGCTGGCAGACCGACCAGGCCCGTGCCCGCAACGAGCGGGACAACACGAGATGA